One Falsarthrobacter nasiphocae DNA segment encodes these proteins:
- a CDS encoding histidine phosphatase family protein: protein MTTPTAEPASSAATPPVLPTLWLLRHGETEWSASGQYTGRTDLELTEHGREQAAAAGERLAERGVTFDLVMSSPRRRARETAALAGLGTPEIVDDAQEWDYGDYEGLCSADLRLKDPSYVLWDSGVPNGETLAEVGARADRIVERVRRELAGGGSAILVSHGHFSRILAARWLGLDPIHGRNFLLGTARLCELGWDKRDPAVVGWGL, encoded by the coding sequence ATGACCACCCCCACCGCCGAGCCCGCGTCCTCTGCCGCGACTCCGCCCGTCCTCCCCACTCTCTGGCTCTTGCGCCACGGTGAGACCGAGTGGTCCGCGTCCGGCCAGTACACGGGCCGCACGGACCTCGAGCTCACGGAGCACGGGCGGGAGCAGGCGGCGGCGGCGGGCGAGCGCCTCGCCGAGCGGGGTGTGACGTTCGACCTGGTCATGTCCTCCCCGAGGCGCCGCGCCCGGGAGACGGCGGCCCTGGCGGGGCTTGGCACCCCGGAGATCGTGGACGACGCCCAGGAGTGGGACTACGGGGACTACGAGGGCCTGTGCAGCGCGGACCTGCGCCTCAAGGACCCCTCCTATGTGCTCTGGGACAGCGGCGTGCCGAATGGCGAGACTCTCGCTGAGGTGGGTGCGCGTGCGGACCGGATCGTGGAGCGCGTGCGCCGTGAGCTTGCGGGCGGCGGCTCGGCGATCCTCGTCTCCCACGGCCACTTTTCCAGGATCCTTGCCGCCCGGTGGCTGGGTCTCGACCCCATCCACGGCCGGAACTTCCTCCTGGGCACGGCGCGGCTGTGCGAGCTGGGGTGGGACAAGCGGGACCCCGCCGTCGTCGGCTGGGGGCTGTAG
- a CDS encoding glycosyltransferase, whose protein sequence is MLSVALISMHTSPLHQPGAGDAGGMNVYVRALALELGRLGVRADVFTRADPGAPGGVTQIGPGARVISLDVAVGVAKDDLPPHAPSFAERLLAEGHGPYDVVHAHYWLSGMVGEILSEAWSAPLVHTMHTLALAKDRARIGGRGETPGRAAMETRLLSEADAVIVNTDAEREDVARLYGADPARVVVVPPGVDLGVFSPDGPTADRAGLGIKDTDFLVLFAGRLQRLKGPQVLVEALAAMTGAASPRLVILGAQSGEGAEGLEDLARELWIEERVDFLPPVPAEELAAWFRAADVVGVPSYAESFGLVALEAQACGTPVVAANVGGLPHAVADGETGVLVSGHRPADWAAALERLALNDYVRERLADGAAQRAQEFGWAHTAELTLTAYRRAVENPVDGFIRLQRTL, encoded by the coding sequence GTGTTGTCCGTCGCGCTCATCTCCATGCACACCTCGCCCCTTCACCAGCCGGGTGCCGGCGACGCGGGCGGCATGAACGTGTATGTGCGGGCGCTGGCCCTCGAGCTGGGCCGCCTCGGCGTCAGGGCGGACGTCTTCACGCGGGCTGACCCAGGGGCGCCGGGCGGCGTGACACAGATCGGCCCCGGAGCGCGCGTCATCAGTCTCGACGTGGCCGTGGGCGTGGCCAAGGACGACCTCCCCCCGCATGCGCCGTCCTTCGCGGAGCGCCTCCTCGCGGAAGGCCACGGGCCCTACGACGTGGTCCACGCCCACTACTGGCTCTCCGGGATGGTCGGCGAGATCCTCTCCGAGGCCTGGAGCGCGCCCCTCGTGCACACCATGCACACGCTCGCGCTCGCCAAGGACCGGGCCAGGATCGGCGGCCGCGGGGAGACCCCCGGGCGCGCCGCCATGGAGACACGCCTCCTTTCGGAGGCGGACGCGGTCATCGTCAACACGGACGCTGAGCGGGAGGACGTCGCGCGCCTCTACGGGGCTGACCCCGCCCGGGTCGTCGTCGTGCCGCCGGGGGTGGACCTTGGCGTGTTCTCGCCGGATGGGCCCACCGCAGACCGCGCCGGGCTCGGCATCAAGGACACGGATTTCCTTGTTCTTTTCGCAGGACGGCTCCAGCGCCTCAAGGGGCCCCAGGTGCTCGTTGAGGCCTTGGCGGCCATGACCGGCGCCGCGAGCCCCCGGCTCGTTATCCTCGGCGCCCAGTCCGGTGAGGGCGCCGAAGGCCTGGAGGATCTGGCGCGCGAGCTCTGGATCGAGGAGCGCGTGGACTTCCTCCCGCCCGTGCCGGCGGAGGAGCTCGCGGCATGGTTCCGGGCGGCCGACGTCGTCGGCGTCCCCTCCTACGCGGAGTCCTTCGGGCTGGTGGCGCTTGAGGCGCAGGCCTGCGGTACGCCCGTCGTCGCCGCGAATGTCGGGGGCCTGCCGCACGCTGTGGCGGACGGGGAGACGGGCGTGCTGGTGAGCGGGCACCGGCCGGCGGACTGGGCCGCGGCGCTCGAGCGCCTCGCCCTCAACGACTACGTCCGGGAGCGCCTCGCGGACGGGGCAGCCCAGCGCGCTCAAGAATTCGGCTGGGCCCACACGGCCGAGCTGACCCTGACCGCCTACCGACGCGCCGTCGAGAACCCCGTTGACGGTTTTATTCGCCTTCAGAGGACCCTGTGA
- a CDS encoding ParB/RepB/Spo0J family partition protein, translating into MGIEPTTASGSATAPSGASQPDVADTAPGSAVHGASDANSGVATTFSDGEPSSTERHGRTQAADASIAQRAESGPRGASSEAEASSQSGPTDGQTLVAVPGARFAELSVTSIRPNSKQPRTVFDEEDMDELVHSVREIGVLQPVVVRPDTTGEAEYELVMGERRWRASQAAGLDAIPAIIRDTTDDNLLRDALLENLHRSELNPLEEAAAYQQLMAEFGCTQDELSQRIGRSRPQISNTIRLLKLAPEVQLKVAAGTLSAGHARALLGLKDPSMAAPLADRIIREGLSVRSTEELVSQQDALLTDEPKKTSRENPRHERLDYLATSLSDRLDTNVKITLGARKGKVQIDFASVEDLNRIMDILGNG; encoded by the coding sequence ATGGGTATCGAGCCCACCACGGCGTCTGGAAGCGCGACAGCCCCGTCTGGCGCCTCTCAGCCTGATGTGGCCGATACTGCTCCGGGATCTGCTGTGCACGGAGCCTCGGACGCCAATTCAGGCGTCGCGACGACATTCTCCGATGGAGAGCCTTCCTCGACGGAACGGCACGGCCGGACACAGGCGGCGGATGCATCCATAGCCCAGAGGGCCGAATCGGGTCCACGAGGGGCCTCCTCGGAAGCTGAGGCTTCGTCCCAGTCGGGCCCCACGGACGGCCAGACTCTGGTCGCTGTGCCGGGTGCCCGCTTCGCAGAGCTCTCGGTGACGTCCATTCGTCCGAATAGCAAGCAGCCTCGAACCGTCTTTGACGAAGAGGACATGGACGAGCTCGTCCACTCGGTCCGCGAGATTGGTGTTCTCCAGCCCGTCGTGGTGCGCCCAGACACCACGGGGGAGGCCGAGTACGAGCTGGTCATGGGAGAACGCCGCTGGCGGGCCTCCCAGGCGGCGGGTCTTGACGCTATTCCCGCTATCATCCGGGACACGACGGACGACAACCTCCTCCGCGACGCGCTCCTCGAGAACCTGCACCGCAGCGAGCTCAACCCGCTGGAAGAGGCGGCGGCCTACCAGCAGCTCATGGCCGAGTTCGGGTGCACCCAGGATGAGCTGTCGCAGCGGATCGGCCGCTCACGCCCGCAGATTTCCAACACCATTCGCCTCCTCAAGCTTGCGCCGGAGGTCCAGCTCAAGGTGGCAGCCGGCACGCTCAGCGCGGGCCATGCCCGTGCGCTGCTAGGCCTCAAGGACCCGTCCATGGCGGCGCCGTTGGCCGACCGGATCATCCGCGAGGGCCTCTCAGTCCGGTCCACGGAGGAACTCGTCTCCCAGCAGGATGCCCTCCTGACGGATGAACCGAAGAAGACGTCCCGAGAGAATCCCCGTCACGAGCGTCTTGACTACCTGGCGACTTCCCTCTCAGATCGTTTGGACACGAACGTGAAGATCACGCTCGGTGCCAGGAAGGGCAAGGTCCAGATCGACTTTGCGTCCGTCGAGGACCTGAACCGCATCATGGACATCCTCGGCAACGGATAG
- the murJ gene encoding murein biosynthesis integral membrane protein MurJ encodes MSHSFPPIIGGRARAEWEVERPSRFRLDEDTDMVQGYRAAPAGVRAPGDIWEDDDDAAAGTDPAASPAGAEHGSPPRRAAAAPGPRRAGRSRPTGTRTGGDRGTGGEEAGGPVVVGSGSPESAGSRAGNHTEDGLAAPEVAAADEHEAAQAAPQRSVRAGMLMASGTIASRVLGLVRTFLLASALGVGGAISDIWDLANVLPNQIYAMIAGGVFSAILVPLIIKAAKAKDGGRDYLSRLVTLLTTFLLLVTVASTLAAPWIIKVLGRDYSPDQLHVATQLSYFLLPQIFFYGMYAIFGQILNAKESYGPFMWSPVLNNVVALATLTLFMLMFGAESSGSHHTLENWTFEKSLVIGLGSTLGIVLQALILIIPLRKLRLGLRPDFRFRGVGLREAGRLAGWAAMTMVIGNVPFFVYNWVEASIAAYRESLRGTPDYTNIPGAAVLTNASMLSILPHAVIAVSLATILVNRLSHASADGDIPRLARTLNSGLRTVGLPMIFASTALIVVAGPLGFVFAGGSKPFGVFLGITLIILMLTAPVFSATVFLGRTFYSMNDAKTPFWVTVAIAGLSIAAAFGSLLVDPHIRIYVIALITTVTNVIGAVINHVCLTRKIGSYRLRSIFDSWARFTAAALLSAVVGVGLLWLLGGYSLDGFAWSGRFQALFVAALVSAVMGVVYLVILRWWKTKELNDVLDPVLARFRR; translated from the coding sequence ATGAGCCACTCCTTCCCCCCGATCATCGGCGGTCGTGCCCGCGCAGAGTGGGAGGTCGAGCGCCCGTCCCGCTTCCGGCTGGACGAGGACACCGACATGGTCCAGGGGTACCGCGCGGCTCCTGCCGGCGTGCGGGCTCCCGGGGACATCTGGGAAGACGACGACGACGCAGCCGCCGGGACCGACCCCGCCGCGTCACCCGCGGGCGCCGAGCACGGCAGCCCCCCGCGGCGGGCCGCAGCAGCACCGGGCCCGCGCCGCGCAGGTAGGAGCCGCCCCACGGGCACACGCACCGGTGGAGACCGGGGCACGGGCGGCGAGGAGGCGGGCGGCCCCGTCGTCGTCGGCTCAGGGAGCCCCGAGTCCGCCGGCAGCCGGGCAGGAAACCACACCGAAGACGGACTGGCCGCCCCCGAGGTGGCCGCCGCGGACGAGCACGAGGCCGCCCAGGCCGCGCCCCAGCGCTCCGTCCGGGCAGGCATGCTCATGGCCTCCGGCACGATCGCCTCGCGCGTCCTGGGGCTCGTGCGCACGTTCCTGCTCGCGTCCGCGCTCGGCGTGGGCGGGGCCATCTCCGACATCTGGGACCTCGCGAACGTCCTGCCGAACCAGATCTACGCGATGATCGCCGGCGGCGTGTTCAGCGCCATCCTCGTGCCCCTCATCATCAAGGCAGCCAAAGCAAAGGACGGCGGGCGGGACTACCTCTCACGGCTCGTGACGCTCCTGACCACGTTCCTGCTCCTCGTCACAGTCGCCTCGACCCTCGCCGCGCCGTGGATCATCAAGGTGCTGGGGCGGGACTACAGCCCGGACCAGCTGCACGTGGCCACCCAGCTCTCCTACTTCCTCCTGCCCCAGATCTTCTTCTACGGCATGTACGCGATCTTCGGGCAGATCCTCAACGCCAAGGAGTCCTACGGGCCGTTCATGTGGTCGCCCGTGCTCAACAACGTCGTCGCGCTCGCCACCCTCACGCTGTTCATGCTCATGTTCGGGGCGGAGAGCTCGGGGAGCCACCACACGCTCGAGAACTGGACCTTCGAGAAAAGCCTCGTGATCGGCCTCGGGTCCACCCTCGGAATCGTCCTCCAGGCGCTCATCCTCATCATTCCTCTGCGCAAGCTGCGACTCGGTCTGCGTCCAGACTTCCGGTTCCGGGGCGTGGGCCTGCGAGAGGCCGGGAGGCTTGCGGGCTGGGCCGCCATGACCATGGTCATCGGCAACGTGCCCTTCTTCGTCTACAACTGGGTGGAGGCCTCCATCGCGGCCTACCGCGAGTCACTGCGCGGCACCCCGGACTACACCAACATCCCCGGCGCGGCCGTGCTGACGAACGCCTCGATGCTCTCGATCCTGCCGCACGCCGTCATCGCCGTGTCCCTCGCGACAATCCTCGTCAACCGGCTCTCTCACGCGAGCGCCGACGGCGACATCCCCCGGCTGGCCCGCACCCTCAACTCCGGTCTGCGGACCGTCGGTCTGCCCATGATCTTTGCGTCCACCGCGCTCATCGTCGTGGCCGGGCCTCTCGGGTTCGTCTTCGCGGGCGGCTCCAAGCCGTTCGGCGTCTTCCTCGGCATCACCCTCATCATCCTCATGCTGACGGCACCGGTCTTCTCCGCGACCGTCTTCCTGGGGCGCACCTTCTACTCGATGAACGACGCCAAGACGCCGTTCTGGGTCACCGTGGCCATCGCGGGCCTCTCCATCGCGGCGGCCTTCGGCTCCCTCCTCGTGGACCCCCACATCCGCATCTACGTCATCGCGCTCATCACCACGGTCACCAACGTCATCGGCGCCGTCATCAACCACGTGTGCCTGACGCGCAAGATCGGCTCGTACCGCCTCCGGTCCATCTTCGACTCCTGGGCCCGATTCACGGCCGCGGCGCTGCTCTCCGCGGTTGTCGGCGTCGGCCTCCTCTGGCTGCTGGGCGGCTACAGCCTGGACGGATTCGCGTGGTCCGGGCGCTTCCAGGCCCTCTTCGTGGCCGCGCTCGTCTCCGCCGTCATGGGCGTTGTGTATCTCGTCATTCTCCGGTGGTGGAAGACGAAGGAGCTCAATGACGTCCTGGACCCCGTGCTGGCCCGCTTCCGCCGGTAG
- the trxA gene encoding thioredoxin, with translation MSAARDVTDATFASEVLESETPVIVDFWAEWCGPCRQVGPILDKIAEENEGKVNVVKVNVDDNPATAAKYGITSIPMMMAFKDGEIVAKSLGAKPKPALEADFAAVLGG, from the coding sequence ATGAGTGCAGCACGCGACGTCACCGACGCAACTTTCGCCTCCGAGGTCCTGGAGAGCGAGACCCCCGTCATTGTCGACTTCTGGGCCGAGTGGTGCGGTCCCTGCCGCCAGGTGGGCCCCATCCTCGATAAGATCGCGGAAGAGAACGAGGGCAAGGTCAACGTGGTCAAGGTCAACGTTGACGACAACCCCGCTACGGCCGCCAAGTACGGCATCACGTCCATTCCTATGATGATGGCGTTCAAGGACGGCGAGATTGTTGCGAAGTCCCTCGGCGCCAAGCCCAAGCCTGCCCTTGAGGCAGACTTCGCCGCCGTCCTCGGAGGCTAG
- the trxB gene encoding thioredoxin-disulfide reductase codes for MSTAALASETIHDVIIIGSGPAGYTAGIYTARANLKPLILASSVKAGGELMNTTDVENFPGFPEGIMGPDLMANLEQQAERFGTQIEFEDVATAELEGEIKVLTTGSGDVYKARAVIVATGSAYRELGIPREKELSGYGVSWCATCDGFFFKDQDIAVVGGGDSAMEEATFLTKFARSVTIIHRRDDFRASRVMVDRARANEKIRFELNAEVTEILGDSKVEGVVVRNTVDGTTKQLDITGLFVAIGADPRVDLVKGQLDLTPEGTIAVQGRTSRTSLPGVFAAGDVIDPIYRQAITSAGSGCVAAIDVEHYIAGLNDAH; via the coding sequence ATGAGCACCGCAGCGTTAGCGTCCGAGACAATCCATGATGTCATCATCATCGGCTCAGGCCCCGCCGGGTACACCGCCGGCATCTACACCGCCCGGGCCAACCTGAAGCCCCTGATCCTGGCATCCTCCGTCAAGGCCGGTGGCGAGCTCATGAACACCACCGACGTCGAGAACTTCCCCGGGTTCCCCGAAGGCATCATGGGGCCGGACCTCATGGCCAACCTTGAGCAGCAGGCAGAGCGGTTCGGAACCCAGATCGAGTTCGAAGACGTTGCGACCGCCGAGCTCGAGGGCGAGATCAAGGTCCTCACCACGGGCAGCGGCGATGTCTACAAGGCGCGCGCCGTCATCGTGGCCACTGGCTCCGCATACCGCGAGCTGGGCATCCCCCGCGAGAAGGAGCTCAGCGGCTACGGCGTCTCGTGGTGCGCCACGTGTGACGGGTTCTTCTTCAAGGACCAGGACATCGCCGTGGTCGGCGGCGGCGACTCCGCCATGGAGGAAGCCACGTTCCTCACGAAGTTCGCTCGCTCCGTGACGATCATTCACCGCCGAGACGACTTCCGCGCCTCCCGCGTCATGGTCGACCGTGCGCGGGCCAACGAGAAGATCCGGTTCGAGCTCAATGCCGAGGTGACCGAGATTCTTGGAGATTCCAAGGTCGAGGGCGTTGTCGTCCGCAATACAGTGGATGGCACTACTAAGCAGCTCGATATCACGGGCCTGTTCGTCGCGATTGGCGCGGACCCGCGCGTGGACCTCGTCAAGGGCCAGCTCGATCTCACCCCCGAGGGCACCATCGCCGTGCAAGGCCGCACCTCGCGGACAAGCCTTCCCGGCGTCTTCGCCGCCGGCGACGTCATTGACCCGATCTACCGGCAGGCCATCACCTCGGCTGGATCGGGTTGTGTGGCCGCCATCGACGTCGAGCATTACATTGCTGGGCTGAACGACGCCCACTGA
- a CDS encoding IS110 family RNA-guided transposase, which translates to MTYQLYIGLDVGKGEHHATALLPDGTIVHDKPLAQSEPKLRDLFTDLIAQHGTGLVVVDQPKTIGALPVAVAKDVGLDVAYLPGLTMRRVADLHPGQAKTDARDAFIIADTARTMPHTLRSITVTEENIAELTMLCGFDDDLAAQTTQVSNRLRGLLTQIHPALERVIGPHLDHKAVVDLLTRYPSPGALKTAGRGHVRARLRKLAPRLAPRLTEEIFEALAEQTVVVAGTGAAAKVIGRLAEQLVQLRRQRDDIAEEILAVVDAHPLSPVLMSMPGVGVRTAARLLTEVVGKTFKSAAHLASYAGIAPVTRQSGSSIRGESASRRGNKILKRALFLSAFAALSDPASRAYYDRKRAQGKRHNQAVMALARRRSDVLFAMLRDGTFYESRPPRMALVA; encoded by the coding sequence ATGACCTACCAGCTCTACATCGGACTCGACGTCGGCAAGGGCGAGCACCACGCCACCGCGCTGCTGCCCGACGGCACCATCGTTCACGACAAGCCGCTGGCCCAATCAGAGCCAAAACTCCGGGACCTCTTCACCGACCTCATCGCCCAGCACGGCACCGGGCTCGTGGTCGTTGACCAGCCCAAGACCATCGGGGCCCTGCCCGTGGCGGTTGCCAAAGACGTGGGCCTGGACGTCGCCTACCTCCCCGGACTAACGATGCGCAGGGTCGCGGATCTGCACCCCGGGCAAGCGAAGACGGACGCTCGGGACGCGTTCATCATCGCTGACACCGCCCGCACCATGCCCCACACGCTGCGCTCGATCACGGTCACGGAGGAGAACATCGCCGAGCTGACGATGCTCTGCGGCTTCGATGACGACCTCGCCGCTCAGACCACGCAGGTCAGCAACCGCCTCCGCGGGCTCCTCACACAAATCCACCCGGCCCTCGAGCGCGTCATTGGACCTCACCTGGACCACAAGGCCGTGGTTGATCTGCTGACCCGCTACCCCAGCCCAGGAGCCCTGAAAACAGCAGGACGAGGCCACGTGAGGGCACGGTTGAGGAAGCTCGCCCCGCGCCTGGCACCCCGCCTCACGGAGGAGATCTTCGAGGCTCTAGCCGAGCAGACCGTCGTCGTCGCCGGGACGGGCGCGGCCGCGAAAGTCATTGGACGCCTGGCTGAGCAGCTCGTCCAGCTGCGTCGGCAGCGCGATGACATCGCCGAAGAGATTCTGGCGGTGGTCGATGCGCACCCTCTTTCCCCTGTCCTGATGTCCATGCCCGGGGTGGGCGTCAGGACCGCAGCGCGACTGCTCACAGAAGTGGTCGGTAAGACGTTCAAGTCCGCCGCGCACCTCGCCTCATACGCTGGAATCGCACCCGTGACGCGACAATCCGGTTCGTCCATCCGTGGCGAGTCGGCCTCACGTCGTGGGAACAAGATCCTCAAACGAGCCTTGTTCCTCTCAGCATTCGCGGCCCTGAGCGACCCGGCCTCGCGGGCGTACTATGACCGGAAACGAGCGCAGGGCAAGCGCCATAACCAGGCCGTCATGGCGCTCGCCCGCCGTCGTTCCGATGTCCTGTTCGCGATGCTCCGAGACGGAACCTTCTACGAGTCTCGTCCTCCGCGAATGGCTCTGGTGGCTTGA
- a CDS encoding CCA tRNA nucleotidyltransferase has product MANILQMAADENLLPPVVYELGRRFEDAGHELSLVGGPVRDLFLRRVSGDLDFTTDARPDGILDVVRGWADSTWEIGRAFGTIGLAKAGYTIEITTYRADAYEAGSRKPEVRFGETLEDDLFRRDFTVNSMALRLPSLELVDPFGGVRDLAAGRLRTPGRPEDSFSDDPLRMMRAARFASQLGVDVAPEVEAAMTGMAERLSIISAERVRDELVKLIKGQDPATGVDLLVRTGLADIMLPEVPALRLETDEHHSHKDVYQHSLTVLRQACETETDDDGPVPSPDFVLRFAALMHDVGKPSTRRFEGNGAVTFRNHDVVGAKIVRRRMRALRFDNDTIKAVSRLVELHMRFFGYKDQAWTDSAVRRYVTDAGALLERLHRLTRSDVTTRNKRKAARLSQAYDDLEARIAELAEQEEMAAIRPDLDGGQIMEILGLRPGPLVGKAYRWLLDLRLEEGPLGAEEARARLEAWWREQPESAAAGAAKASSPGSAGSAAEPVDTDERATSR; this is encoded by the coding sequence ATGGCCAATATTCTCCAGATGGCGGCGGACGAGAACCTCTTGCCCCCGGTCGTGTACGAGCTCGGACGGCGCTTCGAGGACGCGGGCCACGAACTGTCCCTCGTGGGCGGGCCCGTGCGTGACCTCTTCCTCCGGCGGGTGTCCGGCGACCTTGACTTCACGACGGACGCGCGACCGGACGGCATCCTCGACGTGGTGCGCGGCTGGGCGGACTCGACGTGGGAGATCGGGCGTGCGTTCGGGACGATCGGCCTCGCGAAGGCCGGGTACACGATCGAGATCACGACCTACCGGGCCGACGCCTACGAGGCCGGCTCCCGCAAGCCAGAGGTCCGCTTTGGAGAGACGCTTGAGGACGACCTGTTCCGCCGCGACTTCACCGTCAACTCGATGGCGCTGCGCCTGCCCTCGCTGGAGCTCGTGGACCCGTTCGGCGGCGTCCGGGACCTCGCCGCAGGCCGTCTTCGGACCCCCGGCCGCCCCGAGGACTCCTTCTCTGACGACCCGCTGCGCATGATGCGGGCAGCCCGGTTCGCCTCGCAGCTGGGCGTGGATGTGGCGCCGGAGGTCGAGGCCGCGATGACGGGCATGGCCGAGCGCCTGTCGATCATCTCCGCCGAGCGCGTCCGCGACGAACTGGTCAAGCTCATCAAGGGCCAGGACCCGGCCACGGGCGTGGACCTCCTGGTGCGCACGGGCCTCGCGGACATCATGCTCCCCGAGGTGCCCGCCCTCCGCCTTGAGACGGATGAGCACCACAGCCACAAGGACGTGTACCAGCACTCCCTGACGGTCCTGCGGCAGGCGTGTGAGACGGAGACGGACGACGACGGCCCCGTCCCCTCACCTGACTTTGTCCTGCGCTTCGCGGCCCTCATGCATGACGTCGGCAAGCCCTCCACGCGCCGGTTTGAGGGCAATGGCGCGGTGACGTTCCGCAACCACGACGTCGTCGGCGCGAAGATTGTCCGCAGGCGGATGCGCGCGCTGCGCTTCGACAACGACACGATCAAGGCCGTCTCCCGGCTCGTGGAGCTGCACATGCGCTTCTTCGGGTACAAGGATCAGGCGTGGACGGACTCGGCTGTGCGGCGGTACGTCACGGACGCGGGCGCTCTCCTGGAGCGCCTGCACCGGCTGACCCGCTCAGACGTGACGACGAGGAACAAGCGCAAGGCTGCCCGGCTGAGCCAGGCGTATGACGACCTTGAGGCCCGGATTGCCGAGCTCGCCGAGCAGGAGGAGATGGCCGCGATCCGCCCGGACCTCGACGGCGGCCAGATCATGGAGATCCTGGGCCTGCGCCCGGGCCCGCTCGTGGGCAAGGCGTACCGGTGGCTGCTGGACCTGCGCCTGGAGGAGGGGCCGCTCGGCGCCGAGGAGGCGCGCGCCCGCCTCGAGGCGTGGTGGCGAGAACAGCCGGAGAGCGCGGCGGCGGGGGCAGCGAAGGCCTCCTCGCCGGGATCCGCCGGCTCCGCCGCCGAACCTGTTGACACTGACGAAAGGGCCACGAGCCGATGA
- a CDS encoding NUDIX hydrolase produces the protein MHRPPHSAQRRTPLTVHRGLATNRAPGVSGPAVLDEISAGGVILDFSTRTLNVAVIGRLNRAQRLEWCLPKGHPEGSEDLRAAARREIFEETGIEGEILQALGSIDYWFSAQGRRIHKTVHHYLLRATGGTLTTENDPDHEAVDVAWVPLRDLGSRLSFPNERRMADHARAVLPQYL, from the coding sequence ATGCACAGGCCTCCCCACTCCGCGCAGCGGCGCACTCCGCTCACGGTGCATCGGGGCCTCGCCACCAACCGTGCCCCTGGTGTCTCCGGCCCCGCCGTCCTCGACGAGATCTCCGCCGGCGGTGTCATCCTGGACTTCTCCACGCGCACCCTGAACGTCGCCGTCATCGGCCGCCTCAACCGCGCCCAGCGCCTCGAATGGTGCCTGCCCAAGGGCCACCCGGAGGGCTCCGAGGACCTCCGCGCCGCCGCCCGCCGCGAAATCTTCGAGGAGACCGGGATCGAAGGCGAGATCCTCCAGGCCCTCGGCAGCATCGACTACTGGTTCTCCGCCCAAGGCCGCCGCATCCACAAGACGGTGCACCACTATCTTCTGCGGGCCACCGGCGGCACCCTGACCACCGAGAACGACCCAGACCACGAGGCCGTGGACGTCGCCTGGGTGCCATTGCGGGACCTGGGCTCGCGCCTGTCCTTCCCGAACGAGCGGCGGATGGCGGACCACGCGCGGGCCGTCCTCCCCCAGTACCTCTGA